TTAGTTTAGAGCAAAAAAAAACGATGTTAAATTAACATCGTTTTTAAATATTTTGTGCAAAGAATTAATTTCTTCTTTCTTTAATTCTTGCTTTCTTACCTGTAAGTCCTCTAAAGTAGAAAATTCTAGCTCTACGTACTTTACCTCTTTTATTAACTTCAATCTTTTGGATTGATGGTAAGTTAATTGGGAAAATACGTTCAACACCTACAGTACCTGACATTTTTCTAATTGTGAAAGTTTCAGAAGATCCGATACCTCTTCTTTGAATAACTACTCCTCTAAAGAACTGAGTACGAGTTTTGTTACCTTCCTTAATTTCGTAGTATACAGTAATTGTATCTCCTGCTGCGAATTCTGGTAAATCGTTTTTTGTTACGAATTCGTCTTGAACAAATTTAATTAAATCCATTTTTAAAAATCTTTGAGATTTACAAAGCAACATTCACGATTCTCGTCAGAGGTTGATTTTGCGTGTGCAAATATAGTATGTTTTTCTTATATGGAAAATAAAATTTGCGATTAAATTTATGTAAATAAAATTTGAAATAGGATTACTAAACTATTGACTAATAGTTAATAAGTGTTTTTTTAATGATGATTACTTAAAATCCAATTAAGAAATAGGCAAAGTATTGAAAATATATTTCGGTGCTAAATAAAACTATTGATGGATAATACAATTAAAACTACAGGAAAACCTCTTCAAATTGGTCAAAATAAAACTTTCAGAACGATAAGTTCACATGTAAATGTGATTCGTAAAGAGATCTTCATTGCTTATATAATCTTTACCGTCCTTTCCATAATATTACTTTCGGTGTATACCAAAGGTGATTTGCACTTGATATTAAATCAATATAATTCCACTTTTTTTGATTGGTTTTTTAAGTATACTACTCATTTGGGAGATGGAGTAATGTTTGGAGTACTTGTGGTAATCTTCTTTTTTATCAATAAAAGAATGTCACTTGTCTTTGGTATTGGAGGTGTATTAACTTTATTAGTGACTCATTTTTTTAAAAAAGTAATATTTAGAGGTATTCCTAGACCAGCAGAATTTTTGGGTATAGAAAACCTACATATTATTGATGGTGTAAAAATGGCTTTTTGGAACTCTTTTCCTTCTGGCCACACCATGACAGCATTTGTGATTTTCGGGATTTTATGTATTTATTTTAGAAAATGTATTTCTCAATATCTATGGATGTTATTAGCAATAATTGCAGGAATTTCTCGAGTATATTTATCTCAACATTTTTGGGCCGATATTTTTGTTGGATCAGTTTTAGGAATCATAATTGCATTTGTTAGTATGAGTCTTTTTTTTCCAGAACGTAAGAAGATTCATTAATGGAGCTAACTTACAAAAGACGTGTTTACATTCTTATTCTGTTCAGTGCTTTCCTAAAACTTTTTCTTGGAAGTAATTTAGAATTTGGAAACGATGAAGTGTATTACTGGTTATATGCTAAATATCCAGATATAAGTCATTTTGATCATCCTCCAATGGTTGGTTTTTTTATTCAGCTTTTTACACTAAACTTAACTTTGGATTCTGAGGTATTCATTCGGTTAGCGACTATTATTCCATCTGCAATAAGTGTATATATTATATTTTTAATAGGTAATTTTTTAAAAAGTGAAAAAGCAGGATTTATTGCAAGTTTACTATACAGTATTAGTATTTATGGTTTTATTATAGCTGGTACATTTATACTTCCTGATGCTCCATTAGTATTATTTTGGTTATTAAGTTTCTATTTTTTTATCCAAACAATACCTTTTGATCCGAATCCAAAATTTACTACTAAAATACTGTTAGCTTTTTTATTTGCTGGATTAGCTATTTACTCAAAATATCAAGCTGTTTATTTGTTGTTAGGTATTGTATTATTTGTTTTAATAAAGAATAGAAGATGGTTAAGAAGTTCGGTTTTTTATATCGGATTTATATTTCCTTTATTAGCAATAGGATTGATTTTTTATTGGAATTATTCTAACGATTTTATTAGTTATAAGTTCCATGGAGGTAGAGTTTCATTTTTTAGTTTTATGTTCAATAAAAATTCTTTTACCAGAGAAGTTTTAGGGCAAATTCTTTATAATAATCCTTACATTGTAATTATGTTGATTGTAATGTTTGTTGAAATTAAAAGAAAGCAATTTAAAATTAATACTAATATTACAACACTCTTTCTTTTTTGTGCTTTACCATTAATATTTACAATTATTTATTTATCAATTTCAAGAAACACTTTACCGCATTGGTCTGGAATTGCTTATCTAACACTAATTCCTCTATTAGGAGTTTATCTGTCTGAAAACAAAAAGAGAATTGTTCGTAAACTAGAAATTGGAGTATTAGCCTTTTCTTTTCTTTTAGTTACAGCTGTTTTCATTATAAATAAAGGATGGTTTTTACCAGTAGATACTGAAGAGCAAAAAGAGAGATTAGGTAGAAAGAATGCTATTTTAGATATGTATGGATGGAAACAAGCCTCACAAAAAATATCGGATATATTGAAAGAAGAAAAACTAACTCACTTAGGGATAATTTCAAATCGTTGGTATCCAGCAGCTCATGTAGATTATTACATAGCAAGACCAAATAATATGAATGTTTACGGAGTTGGTAGTTTAAATGATATTCACAAGTATTATTGGATTAACTCAACTCATCCTGAAGTTACTAGTGAAGTTTTATATATAACAGATAGTAGAAATTTTAAAGCTCCAAACGATTTGTTTGCTAAAAAGTATCATACATTTAATTTAATAAAGACAATTCCTATTGAAAGGAATAGAGAAGTAGTGAAGTACGTTTTTCTTTATAAACTAACTAAGGGGTAGCTTTATAGCTTTCGCAATAGTATATCCAGAATTTTCTAACTTTTTTTCCATTTATTGAAATAATAATAGGATCTAATTCTGTACATTTTTCGAAATAAGGATTCACTTGATTAAAGATATGTCCTTTTTTGTCTTCGTTTTTAAAACGTTTATCTGAGTCAATAAAAAATGCATTTTGTCCATTTAAGATGGTTAAATCATCACCTAAAAAATCAAAATGAAGCGCTCGTAAACCGATAACGTTCTGGGCATAAACTTTGTCTTCCATAAAGAAATTTAACGCAGCTGTAGTTTTATAGCCATCATCAGAAAAAACAAACGAGTTTGGATGTTCTTTTTGTAATTCTTCAATTTCTGTTGCTAATTCTTTCCAACCTACCCAAGTATCATCACTTTTAATTGGCACTAAATAAAATAGAATTTGAAGACTTACCAATACATGAATTACTGCAGAAACAATAACTTGATAACGAACCCATTTTTTGGTAATAAAGATACTCGCTAATATAATTCCAGTGATGTAAGATGGCATCATCCAATTCAACTTTACCCAATATATTGGAGTTAAGGAGAAAAATCCTAAAAATGTTGGTACGAAGAAGGCGAGTAAGAATAAGATTTTACTACTTGGTAATTTAAATTTGGTAACGAATCTTTTGATGTATTTAAAAGTAAATACTAGAAAAGTTCCGAAAAGTATTGGTAGCAATAATAAAGATTGATGCCCAATTGCACCGAAAAAATATTTTGGAGAAAATTTAAATTTTGAAATATTATCTGTTCTACCTGAAGATTGAAATAGAAATGAAGCGAATTCATTTTCATAATTCCAAAGCCAAACAGGAACAGTAAATATAACAGCTACAATTAGCGAAATATACAACCATGGAGATAGTAATAATTTTCTGTGCTTAGAACAGAATAAAGTAAAAGCTAACAATCCTATGGGTAATAAAATAGCCGTGTATTTGCTGTCAAAAGCTAAACCCATAGCTATTCCAGCATAGATCCAAGAGGCTTTTTTATTTTCAAAAATTGCTCGGTATAAGAATAGTACACTCAATGTCCAGAATAATAATAAAGGAACATCTGGAGTAGAGTTAAAAGATAAAATCGAAATAAAGAATGTTGAAGCTATTAAAACTATAGCAGATTTCAATCTTTCTTTAGATAAAAAGCATTCGGCTAATTTGTAAAAACTAAGTAATGTTAATGAGGTAATTACGAAATCAGTAAGCTTTACAACAAAAATGGTTTTACCAAATACAATGGTAAATATTCGTAATAAATAACCTATCATTCCGGGATGATCAAAATAACACCAAGAAAAATTCTCACCATAAAAGTGATAATAGGCATCTTGGGGCATTAATCCCATGAAAGGTAAAAGTATAAAGCGAAAACATTGAAAACCTAGAACAATACTTAAAGCTGGATACTTTTGAATAAGCTTTTTAATACTATTCATCTAGTAGGTCAGGCCTAATTTCTCTGGTACGTTCATAGGCCTTTTCTGAACGCCATTCTTCTATCTTAGGAAAATTTCCTGATAATAAAACATCAGGAACTTTCATGCCTTCATATTCCGAAGGTCTAGTATATACTGGTGGAGATAGTAAATTATCTTGAAAAGAATCGGTTAAGGCAGAAGTTTCATCTCCCAACACTCCAGGAATTAAGCGAATTACAGCATCACATAAAACGGCTGCTGCTAATTCTCCTCCTGTTAATACATAATCTCCAATTGATATTTCTTTGGTAATATATTTATCTCTTACTCGTTGGTCAACACCTTTGTAATGACCAGTAAGTATCATAATATTTTCCTTCAAAGATAGGGTATTTGCGGTAGCTTGATTTAAAGTAGGAGCATCAGGTGTCATGTAAATAATTTCGTCATAGTTCCTTTCAGCTAATAATCCTTCAATACACTTTGCAATTGGTTCTATCATTAGAACCATTCCAGCACCACCACCAAATTGGTAATCATCAATTTGACGATAGTTTCCTTGTCCAAATTCTCTTAAGTTATGAAAGTGTACTTCAGCTAAACCTTTATCGATAGCTCTTTTCATCATTGAGTTTTGAAAAGGGCTTTTAATTAAATCAGGTTCAACAGTAATTATATCTACGCGCATTTTGCAAAAGTAGTGTTTTTAACTAAAAAATGTTAAAATCCTTTAACATCTCCCATACTTAATTCTCCGTTGTTGCCAAATCTGTGCATTTTTGGTAATAATGTTCCACTTTCTGTAGTGATCCAATCTTCCCAAGTTGCAGGAACTCCTTCCATTTTCATACTGGGAACATACATTTTGTAGCTTTTTGGAACATAATTTTCATCCAACAACCATAAGTACGAATCTCCAGGGGTTGTTCCACCCGTAGTATATTTAACTAAAAGAGCTTCTTTTCCATCTTCAATTTTTATTGCTCTTAAAATTCCAGATTCAAAAAGTTTATGCGGAGCTACTAACCAAAAACTGTCATTATTAAAATAGTCTTCTGCTTTTTTAATGATCGTTTTATCTTTACTGTCAGAAAGTTTATCATTAAAATAGATGGTACTTTTTTCTAAGTTATTCGGATGAAGTATCACTTTAGTGGTATCCCATTTTACTTCTGCAATATGTTCTTTCTTATTCCATTTGAAAAAGCGTCTTCCTCCAAAACTCCATTCGATAGTATTAGTTGTTTTATAAGATTCGTGTTTAATTGCTTTTAAAATTTTAGAAGCTAAAGCATCAGCAAAAGGAGTAGAAGCTTTAGGATCTCCCATATCAATTGATAAATCGAATAAGTTGGTATTGTGTTTTGTCGGTAATTTAAATCCAGCTTTGGTTTCTTTCCAATCACTCCATGAAGCTTCAATTCCACCAATAGGAATTATGCTTGTCCACATTTTATAGGCAGTTGGGAAATTGTTTTCATCTAAAATCCATAAATAAGAATCTCCTGGAGTTGAACCACCAGTAGTATAGGTAACTAATAAAGCGTCTTTATCTTCGTGCTTTACAATACTTCTTTCCACGCCACTATCCATTACTTTGTATGGAGCGATCAACCAAAAACTATCGTTGTTAAAAAACGATTGTGCTTTTTGGATTAATTCTGAGTTTTCTACTTTTTCGCCATTTACAAAAACTTCACTTTGTTCAGGCGCATTTGTATTTAGTATAACTTTATTTTCTTTCCAATTAACTTCAACTTTTCCTTGTTGCTTATACCATTTGTAAAAATTAGTTCCTCTGAACGACCATTCAATCACTTCGGCATTTTCAAAAGCCTCATGATTTAAAGCAGCTAACATTTTTTGAGCTAGTTGTTCTGCTTTTTCTCCTTTTTCACCAGTTGGTAAAGATTCATTTTTGCTGAAAATTGTAACTAGGAATACAACGATAAGGAGTACTAACGCAACTCCAATTATTTTAAAAAACTTCTTCATTTTGATTCGTTTAGTTGAGGATTAAATTTTTAATACCAGTTGAAAGTTTAGCGGCAGCTTCTGGATAATTTCTAAACCATAATTCAGGTTCAATTAATTCCAGCTCAGCAATTGCTAATTTATTGTTATTATCGGTAAAAACATCTACTCGAGCATACATTGGTTTTTCAGAACAAGCATTTACAGCTTTTTCAGCAAAAGCAATTTCTTCAGGAGTAGGTGAGTAGTCTTGAACAGAACCTCCAAAATCATCCTGAACTCTAAAATCTCCAGGTTTTGCAATTTTTAGAACAGCATGTGTGAATTCTCCGTTCATAATCATTAAAGAGATTTCTCCTTTTTCTACAATATTGTGTTGAAAAGGTTGAATGATATATGCTTCGTCAGAAACTAAATCTTTAAAAAGAGATTCATGTGCTGCAATAGTTTCAGGGTTTATTTTATAGGTATGTCTTCCACCGCCAGAAACACATGGTTTAAGTACGAAACTATTAAGGTTGTATTGATTTGCTAATTCTTGTAAAGTTGATGATTCTCCTTTTTCTATGAAATAAGATTCACATACATGGACACCATTTTGTTGTAAATCTAATAAGTAGTGTTTATCTAAATTCCAGCGAATAATAGCTTCAGAGTTTATGAGTTTAGTTTGTTTACTGACTTTTTCTAACCAATCAGAAAACTCATCGAAACGATCGAAATAATCCCAAGTAGTTCTGAATAAAATATAGTTCGTATTCGACCAATCGAAGTTTGGATCATCCCAAGACAAACGAGCCACTTTTAAGCCATCCTTTTCTAATGCTTTTTTCACCAAGTCATCTTCTAACAATACATTGGCGATATATTTATCTACATCAGAAGGATTTACATATCTTCTTTCAGTAAGAATTACAACATCAAATTTTTCCATGTTGTAAATCTACTGTTTTAATTTCATTATTTTCAATTAGAGGAAAAGGAAAATTAGGGTAAAAAAGAAGGTTTCAAATTCTAATTGAAATTGCATAAAATACTTTAAAATTAGTACTGCTCAAATTGTTAATCTCCCTAATGTTTATCGAAGGTTGTTAAAGTTATTGATTTTAACATTTAATAACTTTTTTTTCACATTTAATAAAACAAATTGATGTAATTTTGCTTCGTATTATTTGAGTTAGTACCTCCCATACAAACAGCTCTAGTTTCTAGAGCTGTTTTGATTTTTAAAACTCAAGTATGTCTTGAATGAATTACTTAAATTTATTGTAGTGATGTTGAATATGTTTTGGAATATCTATAGTTAATGGATATCCATTATCCGGAATAGGTTTTTCTAGTTTTTGTTTTACAGGAATTACACCAGCCCAATATGGTAATTCATAATCTTCGGGTTCATCATTTACACCTTCAGCTCGAATCTTAGCAGAAGCAGAAGTTATTGTAAATTCAACTACTATAGTTCTATCCAGTTCTTTTTGATGCATCGGGCGTAAAGTATCCCAGTGATCTTCGATCATATGATCCACAATATCTTTTAATAGTTCAGTTTTACTATGATCATCAGTAATTTCTTTAAGTTCACCAAACAATGTAGCTGAACGATAATTCACCGAATGATGTAAACCAGAACGCGCTATAACTAAACCATCTAAATGCATAACATTTATTGAAGTTTTGCCACTTTCTAAAACTGCTCTTAACATTCGATTTGCAGTTGATCCATGTAAATATATTTTATCTCCTTTTCTGGCATATGCCATCGGAATACTAATGGGATAACCATCATAAATATATCCTACTTGAGCAATAAAACCTGCATCTAAAATTTCATTTATCGTTTCTTTGTCATATACAGCTCTATTTGCTCCGCGCTTTAAGCGATTCAGTTTTGTTTTTTCGAATTCTGCCATTTTTTTTAAATTGAAATTGTTGTTGGATTGTGATCTATTTTAAAATTGCACGAGTTTGCGATAAAGCACATTTTATTCGCTTCTTCATGCAGTTCATTCGCAAGGTTTATTTTAGTTTGATCAGTTATTGTTACCTTAGGATGAAGGGTAACATTGGTGAATTTCCCACTACCATCTTTCGACTCTTCCATAATTCCAGTTACATTATCAATATATTCAGTAACAATAATATTATTCACAGAACATAGGTGTAAATACCAGAGCATATGACAAGAAGATAATGACGAAATAAAGAGGTCTTCAGGATTGTATCTTGTTTTATCACCTAAGAATGAAGGATCACTAGAACCTTTAATTATATCCTGCTTTTCAAGAATTTTTATTTCATGATTCCTGTTGTATTCATTGTACTTTGAGGTTCCAGAACCTTCGTTCCCTGTCCAAGTAATCTGTGCTTTATAATTATGCTTTTTCATCGAATAGTTTTTTAGCTAGAATTGGGTTTTCGTATCCTTGTTTGCTTATTTTAAAAGATATACTTCCTACTTCTTCAAAATCGTTTTTCAGGTAGAAGTTAATTGCTTTTGTATTTTTAATATATACTGATAACCACATTACTTCAAAATTCAACTCTTTAGCCTTTTCAACGGTTTGGTTCAACAAATCAATTCCGAATTTTTGAGATATGAACTCATCTAATACATAAATACGTTCTAATCGGCAACTACGTTCATTAGGAATAAAAGGAGAGGTTGCATTTAAAATTAACTTTGCGTAACCCACAGGAAAATGGTTCTTGTAAATAATAAAATAAACATTGTTCGAATCATTTACTTCTTTTTGAGTTGTTTCAAATGAAAATGCTTTATCTAAATACTCGTTTAAATTGGTTTTATCTTCTATATAGTCTCCATGAGATTCTCTAAACGTTACACGTCCTAATAATGCTAATAATTCTGTATCAGCTGGTGTAGCAAGTTTTATGTTATGTTGGGTCATTTTAAATACTTATAAATCGTAAACTTCCTTGTGAATTGGATATTCCATATACTTAGCAGTCTTTTCTATAATTTCCTTACCGTGTAATTTGTTGATGATATGAAAAGATAAATCGATACCAGCAGAAATTCCTCCAGATGTATATGTTTTCTCGTTAGATTGAGTAAATCTTTTTTCTTTAATTGGAATACCAGAAGGGACAAGTTTATTTAAATCGTCATAAACTAAATGATGGGTGCAATAAGGTCGGTTTTCTAAGACTCCAATTTTTGCTAAAAATCGGGTTCCAGAACAAATACTCATGGTAATTTCAGTTTCTAAGTGTTTGTTTGCAATCCATTGAATAATTTCAGAATCAGTTATAGCTTGATTAGTTCCATTTCCGCCAGCTAAAATTAAAATATCGACCTTAGGACAATCGGTAAAATCATATGTTGGATTAACGGATAAACCATTAACAGCTCGAACAGGTTGTTTTGTTTTAGCAACCGTAAATAAATCAAATAATTCAAAGTTGTTTAGTTCTGAAGTAACCGAAAAAACTTCGAAAGGTCCTGCAAAGTCTAAAACTTCTGCGTCATCGAAAATAAAAATACCTACGTTTTTTTTCATCTCTGTTTATTATAAATATCTCTCTTTAATAATTTCTTTATGCCAAATATCATGTCCTGGAATTACAAAGGCTGCTGCTCGCGCAGATATTGCGTTGCCATTTGCATTTCCGATATAACATAAATCTTCTGTCGAAATTGAATTCAGAAAATTAATGGAATGTTCTCTATTAATAGTAAATTCATTAATTAAATTTTCAATAGATTTTTGATTTGCACCGGATGGATTTATGTATATATTTTGATCAAATCCACTCAAAGGTGTTATATCTCTTCTTGCAATTCTGAAACAACGGTTCATAAAAATACGTTCCGTATCAATAAGATGTTGAAAAATCTCTTTAACAGACCATTTTTCATTTTGATATCGGTATTCTAATTTGTTTTCAGGAATTGATGAAAAGAAACGAATTGTATTTTTCTTTCCCTCTAAGAAGCTTTGCAACAAACTCATGTCTTGTGGTAGTTTGTCGATATATCTCTTATAATAAATGTCAAATTCGTTTTGATCTAAGTTTGTTGTATTCATTATCAGCTCAATTTATGATCTAAAATTACTACATTTATGGACTATTGCGTTAGTCCAGAATTTATAAAACAGATAGTCCAGATGTTTCCTTTTAAAACTTCTCTTTTTTTAGATAGATCATGCGCTCAGCCATTGTATGTTCAGTTATCAAATCAAATCATACAATTGATAAAAGATCAAAAATTACCATCCAAAACTAAGTTGCCTGGAACTAGAGCTTTATCGGAAGATTTAGGAGTACATCGAAAAACGGTAGTTGCTTGCTATGAGGAATTATTATTACAAGGTTGGGTGGAAAGTATTCCTAAAAAAGGAACGTTTGTTAATAGTAGTTTACCTGATTTTGTACCTCTTGATTTTGTTAAAGAAGATAGGAGTTTTAAAAATGAAAGAGGTTTTAGCTTTTATTCGAATGAATTTTTAAATCGTAAAATAAATAAGCAGAATGAAAATGTAATGTACGTTAATGATGGAATTTCTGATACTCGTCTGACTCCAGTAAATGAAATTGCAAGAACCTACAGAAGAATAGCAAATAGAGCGTCCATTTTTCAACATTTATCCTATGGATCAACGTTTGGAAATGAGAAATTAAGAGAAGTATTAGCAGAATATTTAAACACAACTAGGGGTTTACATATTACAAAAGAGAATATTCTAATAACCAGAGGAAGCCAAAATGGAATTTATTTAAGTTCTCAATTACTTTTAAAAAAAGGAGATGTAATTGTTGTGGGTAAAACCAATTATATCTCTGCAGATTTAACGTTTTTACATGCGAATGCAGTTATTGAAAGAGTTGCGGTAGATGAATGCGGTTTGGTTATGGAAGAGTTGGAGAGATTGTGTAAAAAGAAATCTATTAAAGCAGTGTATGTTACTTCTCATCATCATCATCCTTCTACAGTTACAATGTCTGCTGAACGGAGAATTCATTTGTTGAATTTGGCAAAGAAGTATGGTTTTGCAATTTTAGAAGACGATTACGATTATGATTTTAATTATAATCACGCTCCAATTTTACCGTTAGCAAGTCATGATACTAATGGAAATGTGGTTTACATTGGATCAGTTTGTAAAACAGTTGCTCCAGTGTTTAGAGTTGGGTATTTAATTGCGAATCCTGAATTCATAAATGAAGCTGCTAATTTAAGGAGAATTGTGGATAGGCAAGGAGATGCCTTATTAGAGTTAACTTTTGCTGATTTTATTCAGTCAGGAGAATTGGATAGTCATATTCGAAAAGTTATAAAAGTTTACAAGGCTAGGAGAGACTTGTTTTGTGAATTATTATCAAATGAATTAAGTAATTTTTTCGAGTTTGAAATCCCTAAAGGAGGAATGGCAGTTTGGTTGCATTTAAAAGAACCATATCAATGGAAAGCTGTTGCAAAAACAGGAAGAAAACATAAACTTGAAATCGGCGATTATGAACGTTATGATTCTGCTAATACTAACCATAATTGTATACGTGTAGGATTCGCAAGTTTCAATGAAATTGAAATAAAAGAGTTTATTGTAAGATTAAAACTTACAATGAGAAATTTGGAAAAAGACGTCTAAATTTTTTAGGTAATTCTTTAGTGAATTTCATTTCTTCCTTAGTTGAAGGATGCACAAAATTTAATGATGTTGCATGTAAATACAAGCCGT
This genomic window from Tenacibaculum sp. 190524A05c contains:
- the rplS gene encoding 50S ribosomal protein L19, yielding MDLIKFVQDEFVTKNDLPEFAAGDTITVYYEIKEGNKTRTQFFRGVVIQRRGIGSSETFTIRKMSGTVGVERIFPINLPSIQKIEVNKRGKVRRARIFYFRGLTGKKARIKERRN
- a CDS encoding phosphatase PAP2 family protein; this encodes MDNTIKTTGKPLQIGQNKTFRTISSHVNVIRKEIFIAYIIFTVLSIILLSVYTKGDLHLILNQYNSTFFDWFFKYTTHLGDGVMFGVLVVIFFFINKRMSLVFGIGGVLTLLVTHFFKKVIFRGIPRPAEFLGIENLHIIDGVKMAFWNSFPSGHTMTAFVIFGILCIYFRKCISQYLWMLLAIIAGISRVYLSQHFWADIFVGSVLGIIIAFVSMSLFFPERKKIH
- a CDS encoding glycosyltransferase family 39 protein → MELTYKRRVYILILFSAFLKLFLGSNLEFGNDEVYYWLYAKYPDISHFDHPPMVGFFIQLFTLNLTLDSEVFIRLATIIPSAISVYIIFLIGNFLKSEKAGFIASLLYSISIYGFIIAGTFILPDAPLVLFWLLSFYFFIQTIPFDPNPKFTTKILLAFLFAGLAIYSKYQAVYLLLGIVLFVLIKNRRWLRSSVFYIGFIFPLLAIGLIFYWNYSNDFISYKFHGGRVSFFSFMFNKNSFTREVLGQILYNNPYIVIMLIVMFVEIKRKQFKINTNITTLFLFCALPLIFTIIYLSISRNTLPHWSGIAYLTLIPLLGVYLSENKKRIVRKLEIGVLAFSFLLVTAVFIINKGWFLPVDTEEQKERLGRKNAILDMYGWKQASQKISDILKEEKLTHLGIISNRWYPAAHVDYYIARPNNMNVYGVGSLNDIHKYYWINSTHPEVTSEVLYITDSRNFKAPNDLFAKKYHTFNLIKTIPIERNREVVKYVFLYKLTKG
- a CDS encoding glycosyltransferase family 39 protein; this encodes MNSIKKLIQKYPALSIVLGFQCFRFILLPFMGLMPQDAYYHFYGENFSWCYFDHPGMIGYLLRIFTIVFGKTIFVVKLTDFVITSLTLLSFYKLAECFLSKERLKSAIVLIASTFFISILSFNSTPDVPLLLFWTLSVLFLYRAIFENKKASWIYAGIAMGLAFDSKYTAILLPIGLLAFTLFCSKHRKLLLSPWLYISLIVAVIFTVPVWLWNYENEFASFLFQSSGRTDNISKFKFSPKYFFGAIGHQSLLLLPILFGTFLVFTFKYIKRFVTKFKLPSSKILFLLAFFVPTFLGFFSLTPIYWVKLNWMMPSYITGIILASIFITKKWVRYQVIVSAVIHVLVSLQILFYLVPIKSDDTWVGWKELATEIEELQKEHPNSFVFSDDGYKTTAALNFFMEDKVYAQNVIGLRALHFDFLGDDLTILNGQNAFFIDSDKRFKNEDKKGHIFNQVNPYFEKCTELDPIIISINGKKVRKFWIYYCESYKATP
- the trmD gene encoding tRNA (guanosine(37)-N1)-methyltransferase TrmD; amino-acid sequence: MRVDIITVEPDLIKSPFQNSMMKRAIDKGLAEVHFHNLREFGQGNYRQIDDYQFGGGAGMVLMIEPIAKCIEGLLAERNYDEIIYMTPDAPTLNQATANTLSLKENIMILTGHYKGVDQRVRDKYITKEISIGDYVLTGGELAAAVLCDAVIRLIPGVLGDETSALTDSFQDNLLSPPVYTRPSEYEGMKVPDVLLSGNFPKIEEWRSEKAYERTREIRPDLLDE
- a CDS encoding pyridoxamine 5'-phosphate oxidase family protein; translation: MAEFEKTKLNRLKRGANRAVYDKETINEILDAGFIAQVGYIYDGYPISIPMAYARKGDKIYLHGSTANRMLRAVLESGKTSINVMHLDGLVIARSGLHHSVNYRSATLFGELKEITDDHSKTELLKDIVDHMIEDHWDTLRPMHQKELDRTIVVEFTITSASAKIRAEGVNDEPEDYELPYWAGVIPVKQKLEKPIPDNGYPLTIDIPKHIQHHYNKFK
- a CDS encoding OsmC family protein — encoded protein: MKKHNYKAQITWTGNEGSGTSKYNEYNRNHEIKILEKQDIIKGSSDPSFLGDKTRYNPEDLFISSLSSCHMLWYLHLCSVNNIIVTEYIDNVTGIMEESKDGSGKFTNVTLHPKVTITDQTKINLANELHEEANKMCFIANSCNFKIDHNPTTISI
- a CDS encoding GNAT family N-acetyltransferase: MTQHNIKLATPADTELLALLGRVTFRESHGDYIEDKTNLNEYLDKAFSFETTQKEVNDSNNVYFIIYKNHFPVGYAKLILNATSPFIPNERSCRLERIYVLDEFISQKFGIDLLNQTVEKAKELNFEVMWLSVYIKNTKAINFYLKNDFEEVGSISFKISKQGYENPILAKKLFDEKA
- a CDS encoding DJ-1/PfpI family protein, producing the protein MKKNVGIFIFDDAEVLDFAGPFEVFSVTSELNNFELFDLFTVAKTKQPVRAVNGLSVNPTYDFTDCPKVDILILAGGNGTNQAITDSEIIQWIANKHLETEITMSICSGTRFLAKIGVLENRPYCTHHLVYDDLNKLVPSGIPIKEKRFTQSNEKTYTSGGISAGIDLSFHIINKLHGKEIIEKTAKYMEYPIHKEVYDL
- a CDS encoding DinB family protein; its protein translation is MNTTNLDQNEFDIYYKRYIDKLPQDMSLLQSFLEGKKNTIRFFSSIPENKLEYRYQNEKWSVKEIFQHLIDTERIFMNRCFRIARRDITPLSGFDQNIYINPSGANQKSIENLINEFTINREHSINFLNSISTEDLCYIGNANGNAISARAAAFVIPGHDIWHKEIIKERYL
- a CDS encoding PLP-dependent aminotransferase family protein; its protein translation is MFPFKTSLFLDRSCAQPLYVQLSNQIIQLIKDQKLPSKTKLPGTRALSEDLGVHRKTVVACYEELLLQGWVESIPKKGTFVNSSLPDFVPLDFVKEDRSFKNERGFSFYSNEFLNRKINKQNENVMYVNDGISDTRLTPVNEIARTYRRIANRASIFQHLSYGSTFGNEKLREVLAEYLNTTRGLHITKENILITRGSQNGIYLSSQLLLKKGDVIVVGKTNYISADLTFLHANAVIERVAVDECGLVMEELERLCKKKSIKAVYVTSHHHHPSTVTMSAERRIHLLNLAKKYGFAILEDDYDYDFNYNHAPILPLASHDTNGNVVYIGSVCKTVAPVFRVGYLIANPEFINEAANLRRIVDRQGDALLELTFADFIQSGELDSHIRKVIKVYKARRDLFCELLSNELSNFFEFEIPKGGMAVWLHLKEPYQWKAVAKTGRKHKLEIGDYERYDSANTNHNCIRVGFASFNEIEIKEFIVRLKLTMRNLEKDV